Proteins encoded together in one Telopea speciosissima isolate NSW1024214 ecotype Mountain lineage chromosome 6, Tspe_v1, whole genome shotgun sequence window:
- the LOC122664960 gene encoding protein LEAD-SENSITIVE 1-like isoform X2 gives MVTSPSSSLNSKLPSVCPTFPDCGFSQPNSGVVLTCLDCFLGNGHLYCFEYGVTPSAFLAKVRGGTCTTATSDTQETVIHRAMYLLQNGFGNYDVFQNNCEDFALYCKTGLLVHDSESAVGRSGQASSFIGAPLAALLSSPLKLLMPGPVGVATAAAGMYCASRYATDIGVRTDVVKVAVEDMAVKLVWHDPDSQLSTEESSIIDPTESTKDLVTLN, from the coding sequence ATGGTAACCTCCCCCAGCTCTAGCTTAAATTCAAAGCTTCCATCAGTCTGTCCAACCTTTCCTGACTGTGGATTCAGCCAACCCAACAGTGGGGTTGTCCTCACTTGCCTGGACTGCTTTCTTGGAAATGGGCATCTGTACTGCTTCGAGTATGGAGTTACGCCTTCTGCTTTCCTTGCCAAGGTCCGGGGTGGGACATGTACCACAGCGACATCTGATACCCAAGAAACAGTAATCCACAGGGCAATGTATCTGCTTCAAAATGGGTTTGGGAACTATGATGTGTTCCAAAACAACTGTGAGGATTTTGCACTGTACTGCAAGACTGGACTTCTGGTCCATGATAGTGAGTCAGCTGTGGGTAGAAGTGGTCAAGCTTCTTCTTTCATTGGCGCCCCTTTGGCGGCACTTCTTTCATCTCCTCTGAAATTGTTAATGCCTGGACCTGTTGGGGTTGCAACTGCAGCAGCTGGGATGTATTGTGCAAGCAGGTATGCTACAGATATAGGTGTTAGAACTGATGTAGTCAAGGTGGCAGTGGAGGACATGGCCGTGAAACTTGTTTGGCATGACCCTGATTCGCAACTGTCAACTGAGGAATCTTCTATCATAGATCCCACAGAATCAACAAAAGACCTTGTCACTCTGAATTAA
- the LOC122664960 gene encoding protein LEAD-SENSITIVE 1-like isoform X1, with translation MGLLSNKVERSQIKAGDHIYTWRAIYTYSHHGIYVGGSKVVHFTRERDTSSSMVTSPSSSLNSKLPSVCPTFPDCGFSQPNSGVVLTCLDCFLGNGHLYCFEYGVTPSAFLAKVRGGTCTTATSDTQETVIHRAMYLLQNGFGNYDVFQNNCEDFALYCKTGLLVHDSESAVGRSGQASSFIGAPLAALLSSPLKLLMPGPVGVATAAAGMYCASRYATDIGVRTDVVKVAVEDMAVKLVWHDPDSQLSTEESSIIDPTESTKDLVTLN, from the exons ATGGGTCTCCTTTCGAATAAGGTAGAGAGAAGCCAGATCAAAGCAGGCGATCACATCTACACCTGGAGAGCCATTTACACTTATTCTCACCACG GCATATATGTTGGAGGGAGCAAAGTGGTTCATTTTACACGGGAACGAGATACAAGTTCAAGTATGGTAACCTCCCCCAGCTCTAGCTTAAATTCAAAGCTTCCATCAGTCTGTCCAACCTTTCCTGACTGTGGATTCAGCCAACCCAACAGTGGGGTTGTCCTCACTTGCCTGGACTGCTTTCTTGGAAATGGGCATCTGTACTGCTTCGAGTATGGAGTTACGCCTTCTGCTTTCCTTGCCAAGGTCCGGGGTGGGACATGTACCACAGCGACATCTGATACCCAAGAAACAGTAATCCACAGGGCAATGTATCTGCTTCAAAATGGGTTTGGGAACTATGATGTGTTCCAAAACAACTGTGAGGATTTTGCACTGTACTGCAAGACTGGACTTCTGGTCCATGATAGTGAGTCAGCTGTGGGTAGAAGTGGTCAAGCTTCTTCTTTCATTGGCGCCCCTTTGGCGGCACTTCTTTCATCTCCTCTGAAATTGTTAATGCCTGGACCTGTTGGGGTTGCAACTGCAGCAGCTGGGATGTATTGTGCAAGCAGGTATGCTACAGATATAGGTGTTAGAACTGATGTAGTCAAGGTGGCAGTGGAGGACATGGCCGTGAAACTTGTTTGGCATGACCCTGATTCGCAACTGTCAACTGAGGAATCTTCTATCATAGATCCCACAGAATCAACAAAAGACCTTGTCACTCTGAATTAA
- the LOC122664958 gene encoding uncharacterized protein LOC122664958 isoform X2, with translation MYLKKALWSEGLNLESQSQSQSSSSSTPAVADLVNSLHKRRLYREVTLALRTGLRDARAEFSFLRVRGLRSILKFLRSVAESDSMIRLFCHGQSLPELQVVPVLFENSFKQSKEEQAPTLDHIFSVEPMKITSPSTDTEIALALRVLEGCCLLHRESTALAHQHKAIKDFEACNGFEKITELIKDKLVEESIRIRCGEFLLLLIGHVNGRERPPMATIHEDMKRLMGERSASLIWAASQFGSTLDPEQRQMALHIQARRVLESLDLY, from the exons ATGTATCTGAAGAAGGCACTGTGGAGTGAGGGTCTAAATTTGGAATCTCAATCTCAGTCTcagtcttcatcatcttctacaCCGGCCGTTGCAGACTTGGTGAATTCGCTTCACAAACGGCGGCTCTACAGGGAGGTCACCCTCGCCCTCCGCACCGGTTTGAGAGACGCCAGAGCCGAGTTCTCGTTCCTCCGAGTCCGTGGCCTTCGTAGCATTCTCAAGTTCCTCCGATCGGTCGCCGAGTCAGATTCTATGATTCGCCTCTTCTGCCACGGCCAATCTCTCCCCGAACTCCAAG TGGTTCCTGTTCTGTTTGAGAATTCGTTTAAGCAATCGAAGGAGGAACAAGCACCAACTTTAGATCATATATTCAGTGTGGAGCCCATGAAGATTACTAGTCCTTCCACTGACACTGAAATTGCACTTGCACTTAGAGTTCTGGAAGGATGTTGTCTACTCCACAGGGAAAGCACAGCTTTGGCCCATCAACACAAAGCAATCAAG gattttgaGGCATGCAATGGATTTGAGAAAATTACAGAGCTTATTAAAGACAAATTAGTAGAAGAAAGCATAAG AATAAGATGTGGGGAGTTCCTGCTGCTACTTATTGGACATGTAAATGGTAGGGAAAGGCCTCCCATGGCGACTATACATGAAGACATGAAGCGACTTATGGGTGAGAGGTCAGCATCACTGATATGGGCAGCAAGCCAGTTTGGATCGACCCTTGACCCAGAGCAGAGGCAGATGGCTCTACACATCCAAGCTCGTAGGGTGCTTGAGTCATTGGATCTGTACTGA
- the LOC122664958 gene encoding uncharacterized protein LOC122664958 isoform X1: MYLKKALWSEGLNLESQSQSQSSSSSTPAVADLVNSLHKRRLYREVTLALRTGLRDARAEFSFLRVRGLRSILKFLRSVAESDSMIRLFCHGQSLPELQVVPVLFENSFKQSKEEQAPTLDHIFSVEPMKITSPSTDTEIALALRVLEGCCLLHRESTALAHQHKAIKVLMNILSTRGPLVQGACLDALVSVMLDSSTNQTDFEACNGFEKITELIKDKLVEESIRIRCGEFLLLLIGHVNGRERPPMATIHEDMKRLMGERSASLIWAASQFGSTLDPEQRQMALHIQARRVLESLDLY, encoded by the exons ATGTATCTGAAGAAGGCACTGTGGAGTGAGGGTCTAAATTTGGAATCTCAATCTCAGTCTcagtcttcatcatcttctacaCCGGCCGTTGCAGACTTGGTGAATTCGCTTCACAAACGGCGGCTCTACAGGGAGGTCACCCTCGCCCTCCGCACCGGTTTGAGAGACGCCAGAGCCGAGTTCTCGTTCCTCCGAGTCCGTGGCCTTCGTAGCATTCTCAAGTTCCTCCGATCGGTCGCCGAGTCAGATTCTATGATTCGCCTCTTCTGCCACGGCCAATCTCTCCCCGAACTCCAAG TGGTTCCTGTTCTGTTTGAGAATTCGTTTAAGCAATCGAAGGAGGAACAAGCACCAACTTTAGATCATATATTCAGTGTGGAGCCCATGAAGATTACTAGTCCTTCCACTGACACTGAAATTGCACTTGCACTTAGAGTTCTGGAAGGATGTTGTCTACTCCACAGGGAAAGCACAGCTTTGGCCCATCAACACAAAGCAATCAAG GTGTTGATGAATATATTATCGACTCGAGGGCCCCTTGTCCAAGGTGCATGCTTGGATGCTTTAGTCTCTGTCATGCTGGATTCATCAACTAATCAAACG gattttgaGGCATGCAATGGATTTGAGAAAATTACAGAGCTTATTAAAGACAAATTAGTAGAAGAAAGCATAAG AATAAGATGTGGGGAGTTCCTGCTGCTACTTATTGGACATGTAAATGGTAGGGAAAGGCCTCCCATGGCGACTATACATGAAGACATGAAGCGACTTATGGGTGAGAGGTCAGCATCACTGATATGGGCAGCAAGCCAGTTTGGATCGACCCTTGACCCAGAGCAGAGGCAGATGGCTCTACACATCCAAGCTCGTAGGGTGCTTGAGTCATTGGATCTGTACTGA
- the LOC122664956 gene encoding pentatricopeptide repeat-containing protein At2g13600-like gives MAALPVSEVQRIVNPPFRYPCNDSNSRHNAPNLSFEMSKAAKHSMDSPLSINKNDLSSRYGPPDSCSYAPIVESCKCPRFGKQIHAHSFKTGFCRNEFLETKLLEMYGRCSCVEEARLLFEKMPLRNIYSWTAIITVFADHCYLEECLSLFQELQFEEISLEYFIFPVLLKACSGLGTLKLGRQLHGLVIKSGFISNIYVGNALIDMYGKCGSLGDAKEVLSNIPQRDCVSWNSIVTGCAANGLVFEALELLKNMILDNLSPNLVTWSAVIGGFAQNGYDKEALELLHKMQAAGFKPNARTLASILPACARLKTISLGKEIHGYTTRHGFLSNPFVINGLLDAYRRGSNMGSALTIFSKLSERNLISFNTMVVGYCENGEVDKAKKLFDQMELLGINRDITTWNSMVSGYVGNGMFDEALQMFRDVQMEEQIESDSFTLGSILAVCAEMASLKQGKEIHSYAILRGLQSNPFVGGALVEMYCKCNDLVAAQLVFDEVFEKDTATWNALISGYARCNQMEEVQELLHNMKIAGFDPNTYTWNGIIAGYVENGHNESALQVFSHLNASNLRPDVYTVGIVLPACSRLASIERGQQVHAHAIRCGFDIHIHIGAALVDMYAKCGCLKRAQLAFNRISKPNLVSWNAMLAGYAMHGKGKEGITLFREMLAHGIRPDAVTFLSALSLCVHAGSLDLGKQYFDLMPRYNVEPSVKHYTCMVDLLSRAGCLSEAYELVKKMPVEPDSVTWGALLGGCVIHRNVELGEIAANWLIKLEPHNTANYVQLANLYAYARRWDNLAQTRLTVKDRGMHKSPGCSWIEDRYQIHVFLACDRSHNRTEEIYATLDNLTLQMGSEGYRTHVSGTL, from the coding sequence CGTTATGGTCCGCCAGACTCATGTTCATATGCTCCTATCGTTGAATCTTGTAAATGTCCCCGTTTTGGAAAACAGATTCATGCCCACTCCTTTAAAACTGGCTTCTGCAGGAATGAGTTTTTAGAAACTAAGCTGCTGGAAATGTATGGTAGGTGTAGTTGCGTTGAGGAAGCAAGGTTGTTGTTCGAGAAAATGCCACTAAGAAACATTTACTCCTGGACTGCTATTATTACTGTTTTTGCTGACCATTGTTATCTTGAGGAGTGTCTTTCACTGTTTCAAGAACTACAATTTGAAGAGATTAGCTTGGAGTATTTCATATTTCCTGTGCTTTTGAAGGCTTGCAGCGGTCTGGGTACGCTAAAACTGGGAAGGCAGTTACATGGGCTTGTAATTAAGAGTGGGTTTATTTCGAACATTTATGTGGGCAATGCTCTGATAGATATGTATGGCAAGTGTGGAAGCTTGGGAGATGCCAAGGAAGTTTTATCTAATATTCCCCAAAGAGACTGTGTTTCATGGAATTCTATTGTCACTGGTTGTGCAGCTAATGGTCTGGTCTTTGAGGCATTAGAGTTGCTCAAAAATATGATATTAGATAATTTGTCACCTAATCTTGTAACTTGGAGTGCAGTGATTGGTGGATTTGCACAAAACGGGTATGACAAAGAAGCTTTGGAGTTGCTTCATAAAATGCAGGCAGCAGGGTTTAAGCCGAATGCTCGTACCCTGGCAAGCATACTGCCTGCTTGTGCCAGATTGAAAACAATAAGCCTTGGCAAGGAAATCCATGGCTATACAACCAGGCATGGATTCCTGTCCAACCCTTTTGTTATTAATGGGTTGCTTGATGCATATCGGAGGGGTAGTAACATGGGTAGTGCTCTTACCATCTTTTCAAAGCTTTCAGAGAGGAACCTAATCTCTTTCAATACTATGGTTGTTGGGTATTGTGAGAATGGTGAGGTCGATAAAGCAAAGAAACTGTTTGATCAGATGGAGCTTCTTGGGATCAACAGAGATATTACTACGTGGAACTCAATGGTTTCAGGTTATGTAGGAAATGGTATGTTTGATGAAGCTCTGCAGATGTTTAGAGATGTCCAGATGGAAGAACAAATTGAGTCGGACTCTTTCACCTTAGGGAGCATTCTCGCTGTCTGTGCTGAAATGGCTTCTCTGAAACAGGGAAAGGAGATACATTCTTATGCCATCCTTAGAGGCCTACAGTCTAATCCCTTTGTGGGTGGTGCATTGGTAGAAATGTACTGTAAATGCAATGATCTAGTAGCTGCACAATTGGTTTTTGACGAGGTATTCGAAAAGGATACAGCAACATGGAACGCTTTGATCTCAGGCTATGCCCGTTGCAATCAAATGGAGGAGGTTCAGGAACTTCTTCATAACATGAAAATAGCTGGGTTTGATCCAAATACATATACCTGGAATGGAATTATAGCAGGTTATGTGGAAAACGGCCACAATGAATCAGCTCTACAAGTGTTCTCTCATCTGAATGCCTCAAATTTAAGACCAGATGTTTACACGGTAGGCATAGTTTTACCTGCCTGCTCAAGGTTGGCAAGCATTGAGCGAGGCCAGCAGGTCCATGCCCATGCGATCAGATGTGGCTTTGACATCCATATCCATATTGGGGCAGCCCTTGTGGACATGTATGCCAAATGTGGATGTCTAAAGCGTGCACAGTTAGCCTTCAATAGGATATCAAAGCCCAATCTGGTGTCCTGGAATGCCATGCTTGCTGGATATGCTATGCatggaaaaggaaaggaaggaatcACTCTCTTCCGTGAAATGCTGGCTCATGGTATCAGACCAGATGCTGTGACCTTCCTATCTGCACTATCTTTGTGTGTTCATGCTGGGTCTCTTGACCTAGGCAAACAGTACTTCGATTTGATGCCTCGTTACAACGTGGAGCCTTCAGTAAAACACTACACTTGTATGGTTGATCTCCTCAGTCGTGCAGGGTGTCTTAGTGAAGCTTATGAGCTTGTTAAAAAGATGCCTGTGGAACCTGATTCTGTGACATGGGGTGCTTTGCTTGGTGGCTGTGTTATCCATAGGAATGTTGAATTAGGGGAAATTGCAGCAAACTGGCTAATCAAATTGGAACCACATAATACTGCAAACTATGTGCAGCTAGCAAACTTGTATGCTTATGCAAGGAGATGGGACAATCTTGCCCAGACAAGGCTGACTGTTAAGGACAGAGGAATGCACAAGAGCCCAGGATGCAGTTGGATCGAAGATAGATATCAGATCCATGTGTTTCTTGCCTGTGATAGATCTCACAATAGGACAGAGGAGATATATGCTACATTGGATAATTTGACCCTTCAAATGGGGTCAGAAGGTTATAGAACTCATGTAAGTGGAACATTATAG